CGCATAGCTCTTCTCACTGACGACCGGCTCGATGATGATGTCGTGCGGGGTCTTCACTGCTGACCCTCCTCGTCCTCGTCGCCGTCGCCATCGGTGTCGGCGTGCTCGGCGTCGGTGGTCGCCTCGGCGTCGGTGGCCGCGTCCGCGACGTCCGTCCCGCGGTCGTCGGTGTCGGCCGACGCGACCGCGGCGTCGTTGGCTGCGCTCCGCCGTCCCCCGCCGATGCTGTCGAGCGCGGCCTCGGCGAACACGACCACGTCATGGGTCAACAGGTCGTGGACGTTCAGCTGACCGGCCGTCAGCACGTGGGTGTAGGGCAGGTTGCGGAAGCTGCGGGCGACCACGTCATCGCGCTCGGCGAGCACGATCAGCACGCTGCGGCCCGCCAGCTCGAGTCGGTCGAGCAGCGCGACCGCGTCGCGCGTGCGCGGCTCGGAGAGCCCGAAGTCGCGGATGACGCGGACGTCGCCGCTGCCAGCCCGGTCGGACAGTGCCGATGCGAGCGCGAGGCGCCGGACCTTCTTGTTGACGCGCTTGCGGTGGTTCTGCTCGCCG
This genomic interval from Euzebyales bacterium contains the following:
- the rplD gene encoding 50S ribosomal protein L4; its protein translation is MRVDVYDAQGSATDTVELDPALFEAPVNVPVLHQVVTAQLAAARAGTAKTKSRGEVRGGGAKPWRQKGTGRARQGSIRSPQWAGGGVAHGPTGEQNHRKRVNKKVRRLALASALSDRAGSGDVRVIRDFGLSEPRTRDAVALLDRLELAGRSVLIVLAERDDVVARSFRNLPYTHVLTAGQLNVHDLLTHDVVVFAEAALDSIGGGRRSAANDAAVASADTDDRGTDVADAATDAEATTDAEHADTDGDGDEDEEGQQ